Genomic window (Fragaria vesca subsp. vesca unplaced genomic scaffold, FraVesHawaii_1.0 scf0512981, whole genome shotgun sequence):
GTGATGACATTCATCGATCAAGaacttattttttaattttatttttatataaattactgACAAGAATTAGGCGATATTAGCTCATCTGTAGCAGTCTGGTAGGTGACAGAGCACCCACTCTACCCCGAAGGGGACCGCTACAACGTGGATCAAGAACTTGGTAACAATATATAGTGTTCATTGGGCTATCAACTGTCTTTCAAGTTGGTGAATCATGAatgttctttcattttataaaTTGACATACACGGTTTGagctttgaattttgtttgtgtgacGTTCTTtcaagtggtgtaatgccctatccctagaaagtggccaaaaaatAGGGGATCCCTCAAGTAGAAGgggggctgtatatatatatatatatatatatatatatatatatatactaNNNNNNNNNNNNNNNNNNNNtgtttctttttttttttttttttttttttttttttttttgttacatgaGTTCTTGTTGAGTACATTAAAATATGCATAATGTTACTTACTTTGAAGTAACTAGATCGAGGAAGTGTTTCCTGGTGTAGGAAGAAATACGGTTTCTTTTGTATAACTTGACTAGATTAGATTTAGAATGGAAGGACAATTTTCTCCTCTAAATATGTTGGTGACACCATCTTCTTTCTGGATGGTTCGGAGAAACgttaattttatcttttagaGTTGCTGACATGCATACTTTCCAGTAATTGCATTCGGACTACATTTCGGCCAGTAATTTTTCTATCAGATGCTCACAAAATGCAGCGTAATTTAAAAATCGTAACAAGGTTGACCTAATTCAAGAGGGAGGGCATTTTAATGGATTTTGGAACTTCTCTcatatgattttgataattatAATTGAAAATCAGTAATCCTATATATTTCAGTTCCCAAATTATTTTGTATTGTTAGCGTGAGTCATGGAGTTAGTTTAGGAatgtaaattaatttgttattacttTCCTATTCTGTATGTGTAGTACATAGTACGTAGGGTTTGTACAacttgtatctctatatatagccTCCACTGtgagatgaataagatatCAGAAAATTCATTCTCCAAACCTTGTTATATTTgacttggtatcagagcaaaGATCCGAAAGGACTTTGTCTCTTTGTCTTTCCGTTGCAAATTCTTCGTCCGACGTCGGTTATTTGTCAGACGgttgtttgtcttttttaaATGAACCTCATTGTTAGGGTTTATTGTCTCGATCGTTGAAGTTTTTCCGACTGTTCTCAGTTTGACGTAGGCCCCTTGTCAGACTGATTTTTTACTGTGCTCTGTCAGACTCAATATTACTGTTCAGCCCAGCTGCCGCCGCATCTTCTTTTCCAAAAGTTGTTGCCGTTGCTGTGTCCAGGCCGGGATCCAAGTGCCGCCGTCGTCGTCTCTGCCCAGAAGTTGTCATCGTGCCGGAGCCAAGGTTCAGTCGACGCTGCTCTTTCTGCCCAGAGGACGCCGCCGTGCCAAAACCCAGGTCTCGACGCTGCCGTGCCGATCCACATCTGTCACAACGTTGCCGTGCCGATCCACATCTGTCATGACGCAGCCGACGCAGCATTCTTCGACCCGGTTCTGTTTTTGACTCGGTTCAGTTCAGTTTCTTGGACCCGGTTCTGCTAATCCGACCCGACCCATTTCTAGTCTGACCCGATTCGTTGTGTTCGACCCGACCTGGTTCAGTCACTATTCATTGTCAGCTCCAGTGCACTGTCAGTGCAAGTGCTCCAGGCGCAGGTTTATTCAGCCCTTTATTGTTTTTGCTCCATAAATTACTGATTTAGTATTTGTGTTGCAATGGGTTCTAGAGTTGAAAGTTCTCAGGAGAAAGATGTTCAGACAGTTGAAGTATCTGTCAAGAATTCTGAAAGTGGTTCATTTGGGGGTGCCAAACTCAATGGAACCAATTTTCGGAAATAGAAGAAAATCATGACGGCTCATCTTCGAGGGATGCACAAGATGGGGCATGTAACTGGGACAATTAAGGCCCCTAGTGAAAGTGATGTTGATGCTTACACTAAGtgggaagatgatgatggtctTGTGATGTCAGTCTTGTACAAGGCCATGAATGAGGACATAGTCGACCTGGTGGAACAATGTGATACAGCTCAGGCGATCTGGAAGACACTGGAAGATTTATATACTAATGAGTCTGATTTCATACAGGTTCATGAGTTGATGTGCACTGCTTCTTCAATGCAACAGAATGGGCAGCCAGTGGCATAGTATTTCACCAAGCTAAGGAACATTTGGGCTGAAATTGATGCGAAACGTCCTTGCAAGATCAAGAACCAGGAGGATCTTGTTTGGTACNNNNNNNNNNNNNNNNNNNNTGCAATTGAATTCACAGATGATTTCCAAGCATTTGGAGCAACAAGAGAAGCGACAGACAAGGTTATGAAGGCGCTAACAGATGACAAGATTATTGCCGTTGGTGTCTGTGGCAGGGGCGGCATTGGAAAGACAAGCATGGTGAGACATGTAGCTGCACAAGCCTGCAGAAATGGTACTTTTAACCATTGGATTATGGCTGTCGTATCCCAAAACCTTGacttgaaaaaaattcaaggtaCATTGGCAGATTTGTTGGGCATCAAATTCGTTGAGAAGACAGAAGATGGAAGAGCCGCTAGGTTGCATAACGAgataatgaaaaaagaaaaactcctGATAATTGTGGACGATGTTTGGGAGAGAACAGAGTTGTCAAAGATAGGGATTCCCACCTACAATGAGCTTCAAAAGTGCACGTCCAAAGTGCTACTCACCACAAGAAGATTGAATGTCTGTCATGCCATGAAGTGCCATAAACAGATCAGTCTCAAAGCTCTCTCAGATCAAGATTCTTGGACCTTGTTTGTGAGAAATGCAAGACGATCGTTTGAATTGCCCACTTTCATGAATGTAGCGAAGAAGGTAGCTGGAGAATGTAAGGGTCTACCGATTGCACTGATAGCAGTTGCAAGGGCACTCGGAGATAAGGACTTGGCAGAATGGGACAAAGCAGCACAACGACTAGAGAAGTCGCAAAGTGCCAACCCTGACCACAAGGAAGATGCATTTAAATGTATGAAATTAAGCTATGATTACTTGAAAGATGAGGAGTACAAGTCATTCTTCTTACTCTGTTGTTTATTCCCAGAAGATTATGATATCCAAATAGAAGACTTGTTTAGGTATGCAATCGGGATAGGATTGTTTCGAGATGCTGAGACAATATATGAAGCGAGAGGAACAGCATATACAGTGGTCAAGTACTTGATAGATTCTAGCTTGCTTTGGAAAGTGATCTACCATATAGACGTGTAAGGATGCATGATGTCGTCCGAGATACAGCCCTGAATATTGCAAAATTTGAAGGTGGGCATCGGTTTTTGGTAAAAGCTGGATGTGGTTTACATGATTGGCCAAGTCGGATctggctcctctaaagtgagcaaGTCATAAAGTTTGtgaaattgataaaatctcAAGCCTCTATATAATCTAAAGGCTCAAAACTATTCAACATCAATAAAtagaatattttgaatttcttttgcaCATTGAGGTTAATTAttgacttttttttctcttaattttttcaacctttttattatattgaaTTTATGTATTCAGCCTTCATCGATCCTTGTTCTTGCTTCTATGAAACATATATGTGCTTCCATGATTCCTCAGAAAATCTTCTGATCGAAGATTCATCAACATGtatataaaccaaaatctAGGAAAAATTTCGGGAACCGATCGATGCATACAATTCAAGTATTAAACAGAAAAACCTAGCATCTATGGAAATCAATAGACGATGAATTACAAAGCCTATATACATTAATGGAATGGGGGCTTGATCCTAGTTAATTAGTCTGcaatgattttgatggttGCTATTGGACTTTGGAGTTTGAAGGCAACTTCCAGCCTAGGGTTTATGCAGCAACTTTGTAAATCAGATTTACCTTTTTATTGGTCATGGCACTCGATCATCTCAATTTTTATCGacctgttttcttattttctaccTNNNNNNNNNNNNNNNNNNNNATGGTGGGGAAACTTACGAAGCTTGAGGTTCTTCGTATGCAATACGTTCGATTAAAGGAATTATCGAGAGAAATAGGAAATTTGACCAATCTGAGGGTGTTGGATGTCACTGACGGATATATTTATAAGATTCCATCCAAACTGTTATCAAAGTTGCATAGTCTAGAAGAACTCTACCTGCGATGTCGATTTGTGGACTGGGGAAGCAAGGTGGACGGAGAAGGGGATGAAACCAATTCTGCCTTTGATGAGGTAACTGGCTtgtcaaaattaagaattctGCATGTTTGGATCTACAATGAAGAATGTATCCCCAAACTTGTTGAGCGCAATCCGAACTGGGTCGGGTTTTTTATGAAGAGTGAGGGGGAAGAGTTGCTGAGTTCTACGAATAATTACAAAGCTGATCGTTAGAAGAAACACAAAGCGATCTTCAATGGCCTAGAAGAAGGATTCTTCATTTGCTTGTAATTAACGCTGTAAATAACCATGTGGATGTTTAATAATTGTCTTTTATCTTTGTACGTATTTATCTTCCTCGTGGCTTGGTTGAGTATTTACCTAATGATGTAATTGTCTGAACTTTGTAAAGTGCTCATTGCTAAATCTGTTTTATGTTAGCTTGATGTCACACCCTGCAAGTTTTGGCCTTGGTCTAGAAGGGTCCGGAGCCTCATTGGATACTTCTTGGAAGGGAGCATTGTAGACGTATCCAGAATGTTCTAGGATACTCTACAAGTATCAAGGAAAGATACGGAAGGCTCTAGAAGGATACGGAGTATCGGAGTATCAAGACGTATCTAGAAGTCTCTAGGTGTATCCAAGTGTATCCAAGTTGTATCTAGAACCATCTAGGCTTGTAAATATGTAGAGTTCTCTAGAATTTTCCCAAGGGGCATggttgcctataaataggaGGCACCACCCCTCATTTGGGGCaatcaagcaagcaagcaTTCAAGCATTGTAAAGCTTTCATACAATCAATACAAGTTTCCCTTCTTAAACTCTTTCGAGTTCTAGCCAAGTGTTGTGTGCTAGTTAGGCTGACTTAGCGCAAGGAGAAGCTAAGGCCGCACGAGAGCTTTAAGGAAAAGATAAGCCCGTGACATTGAGCTAGCTTTCATTATGGAACATGTGGTTCTCCAAAGTACTTACTAGAATGTGATTATGTGGACACAACTCATGACTTGAAAGGCGATGCTCATAGAAGTAACAGAGACAGAGTTTAATGGTCCAGAAGAAGATTCCTCAATTATGCTATATGAATAATATCAACTATATCTTTCAAGTTGGTGAATCATGAATGTACgttgtttcattttgaattgaaatttttagtccttttggtttgaagtttacatatgtttagtccttatggtttcattttaatttgaatgatccttaaagtcacgatttttcctTTCAGATAGTCCTCCCGTTAATTTTCTCTATTAAAATGCTGACGTGGCcgttaaaaacattaaaaaatttaacggccacgtcagcaatctaactgagaaaattgacagaaGGACTATCTGGAAggaaaatcgtgactttaagaaccattcagattaaaatgaaactaGAAAGACTGAACATATGTTGATTTCAAACCACagggactatacaatatttaacCCTTTCATTTTATACATTGACATACACGGTGTGAGCTTTGATTTTTGTCTGTGTgtggttgttttgttttgtttgtcatGTTTCCTCTGTATTGGCTTGGCTAAGTTGTCTTGCAAGTTTCATTAGAAATccttgaaatttgtttttttagctCAGCAACGTGACAATATCAGTATATTGCTACAACTATATAACATGGCTGCGTGCACAACAAACCCCAACAAATCCGTGTTGTTTAGCTCAAACACAAGCACATCATAGACATGGCTAGAATCATCTTAAGACAACCACAATTACCATTTGCATACTGGCTGCTGCTAAGATTGTATGCATTTGTTGTTAGCGTGAGTCATGGAGTTAGTTTAGGAatgtaaattaatttgttattacttTCCTATTCTGTATGTGTAGTACATAGTACCTAGGGTTTGTACAacttgtatctctatatatagccTCCACTGtgagatgaataagatatCAGAAAATTCATTCTCCAAACCTTGTTATATTTgacttggtatcagagcaaaGATCCGAAAGGACTTTGTCTCTTTGTCTTTCCGCTGCAAATTCTTCGTCCGACATCGGTTATTTGTCAGACGgttgtttgtcttttttaaATAAACCTCATTGTTAGGGTTTATTGTCTCGATCGTCGAAGTTTTTCCGACTGTTCTCAGTTTGACGTAGGCCCCTTGTCAGACTGATTTTTTTCTGTGCTCTGTCAGACTCAATATTACTGTTCAGCCCAGCTGCCGCCTCATCTTCTTTTCCAGAAGTTGTTGCCGTTGCTGTGTCCAGGCCGGGATCCAAGTGTCGCCGTCGTCGTCTCTGCCCAGAAGTTGTCGTCGTGCCGGAGCCAAGGTTCAGTCGACGCTGCTCTTTCTGCCCAGAGGACGCCGCCGTGCCAAAACCCAGGTCTCGATGCCGCCGTGCCAAAGCCGAGGTCCCGACGCCGTTGTGCCTAGGTCTCGACGCCGTTGTGCCCAGGTCTCGACGTTGCCGTGCTGATCCACATCTGTCACGACGCAGCCGACGCAGCATTCTTTGACCCGGTTCTGTTTTTGACCCGGTTCAGTTCAGTTTCTTGGACCCGGTTCTGCTAATCCGACCCGACCCGTTCTAGTCTGACCCGGTTCGTTGTGTTCGACCCGACCCGGTTCAGTCACTATT
Coding sequences:
- the LOC101302801 gene encoding disease resistance protein At4g27190-like, producing the protein MKALTDDKIIAVGVCGRGGIGKTSMVRHVAAQACRNGTFNHWIMAVVSQNLDLKKIQGTLADLLGIKFVEKTEDGRAARLHNEIMKKEKLLIIVDDVWERTELSKIGIPTYNELQKCTSKVLLTTRRLNVCHAMKCHKQISLKALSDQDSWTLFVRNARRSFELPTFMNVAKKVAGECKGLPIALIAVARALGDKDLAEWDKAAQRLEKSQSANPDHKEDAFKCMKLSYDYLKDEEYKSFFLLCCLFPEDYDIQIEDLFRYAIGIGLFRDAETIYEARGTAYTVVKYLIDSSLLWKVIYHIDV